CCGGCTCGCCACGCAATTGGGCGCCACGGTGCACAAAGTGATGGATGTGTCCTTGCTCAACGAGTTGGCCATCAGCAGCCTGACTCGCGACAACATTCCGGTGCCCAGCGTGAACAGCTCCGGCGATGGCCTGCCGAGCACTTTTGTGCCAGGGCGCAATATTCTGTTCCTGACTTTGGCGGCGATTTACGCGTATCAGGTCAAGGCCGAGACCGTCATTACCGGGGTGTGCGAAACCGACTTCTCGGGCTACCCCGACTGTCGCGATGAGTTCGTCAAAGCCCTGAATCAGGCGCTCAAGCTGGGCATGGAGTACGACGTACGCCTGGACACCCCGCTGATGTGGCTGAACAAAGCCGAAACCTGGGCGCTGGCCGATTACCACCACCAACTCGAGCTGGTGCGCGAACAGACGCTGACCTGCTACAACGGCGTGATCGGCACGGGCTGCGGCCAATGCGATGCCTGCAATCTGCGCGCCCGAGGCTTGAATGACTACCTGCAGAACAAGGCGCAGGTCATGCACAGCCTCAAGCACAAGTTACAGCTCCAATAGGCCCGATCCGGCTCCGTTGCGGGAGAGGGCGCCCACGGCTCCCTCGACCGGCGCCCCCCAGTGATGCGCGGTTATCGCGCGCCGGGTTAAATCTGCCCACGCTTATCTCGTCATACCCCTCTGTACGCACTGTGCGAATCCATCACCCGCCTACAAGGAGTAGTCACCATGGTCAGCGTGAGTCGTCGATCCCTTCTCGCCTTGAGCGCCGCCCTGCCATTGCTGGGACGCCTGGACTGGGCGCTCGCCGCGACGCCGCAGGCCAAGGCCGATAAGGTCCGGCTCAACTACAACGAAAGCCCCTACGGTCCGGCCCTGGCCGCCCGCGAAGCCATGCAGCGTGGCATCGCCACTACCGGGCGCTACCCCTACAACCACATGTACGCCCTGGCGGCGCTGTTCGCACGGCAGCAGGGCATTGCCGAAGAACAGGTGGCGGTGTTCTCAGGTTCCATGGCGGCGTTGCGTTATGCGGTGCTGGCGTTCACCGGCGATACCCGTGGGTTGGTGATGGCCACGCCGTCCTATGAAGTACCACGCCAGGCCGCCGAAGCGCACAAGGCGCCGGTGCGGGAGGTGAGCCTCGACGCCCATCATGCCCACGATATCCGCGCCATGCTCGCCGCCGACCCTCAGGCCGGCATGCTTTATCTGTGCAACCCCAACAACCCTACCGGCACCCTCACCCCGACCCAGGCCATCCGCGACGCGTTGGCGAATAAACCCAAAGGCAGCGTGCTGGTAGTGGACGAAGCCTATATCGACTTCGCCGACGCCCCCAGCGTGGTCAGCTGGGTCAAGGACCACGACGACCTGCTGGTGCTGCGCACCTTCTCGAAGATCTACGGCATGGCCGGCGCACGCCTGGGCCTGGCCATCGGCCACCCGGCGCTGCTGGAGCGGCTGGCGGTGTTTGGCGGCGACAATGTGCCGGCGGGTCCCTCGCTGCTTGGCGGCCTTGCCAGCCTGGAAGACGTCAAAGTGCTGCCCCAGCGCAAGGCGCTCAATGCGCGGTTGCGCGATGAAACCGTGGCTTGGCTCAAGGGCCGTGGCTACACCTGCACCGCCTCGCAGAGCAACTGCTTCATGATCGACGTCAGGCAGCCCGCGCAGCAGGTGATCGAAAAGCTCGCCGCCGAGGGCGTGCTGATCGGCCGGGTGTGGCAGAACTGGCCGCAATGGGTGCGGGTGACGGTGGGGAGCAAGCAGGAGATGGCGCGCTTTCGCGAGGTGTTTGCCGCGCGGGTCTAGCGCAAGCCCCACGAGGGAAGGGCGGTGCTCCTTCCCTCACTGAGGTGAAGGGTTATTGCTGCGCGATGCTGTACCCATCAAACGCCGTCTTCTGCTGCAGGGCGCTCACCACGTTTTTGCGGGTGACCGGCAACTCGGCGCCGTTGTTGTCGGTGAACGACTCGCTTTGCAGCTCGGCCTCGTCCCCTTCCCCCACAAAGCTGAACCCCAGGAACTCGAACGCTTCACGGTCCACGTTCAGTCTGGAGCGGGGCGTGCGCAGTGGCAGGGTGACGCTGGCGCCGTCCTTGCTGATCACGAACACGTCGGCGTCTTTCTTGGCGCGTGCCGCCTTGCCCTTGCCGGCGCTCGGGTTGCTGATGGCCTGGTGCGTCTGGTTCAACACCTTGAGGGCCAGGCCGTAGACCAGCTCCTGGAACTCGGGATCGTCCTTGAAGCTGGACAGGATGCGGCTGATGGAGAATTTGCTGCTCAAGTCTTCCAAGGCCAGGTTGTCGGCGGCTTCGGCGTCCTTGAGTTGTTTGAGCTGGCCCATCAGGTCGTAGGCCTTGTCGTCGTCGAACGCGTCGTGGGCCTGGCGGATGGCGACGCGCAGTTCGCGGATCTGGTCGCTCTCCTTGGAGGTGTGGAACGCATCCAGCACCATCTCGCTGATGGATTTGGCCGCTGGCACATGCTGTGAAAGATTGATGGCGTTTTCGTATTCAGCTTTGGAGGCCAAGGCGGCCACGGATTCTGCGGTGTAGGAATCGGACATTAAAATTTCACTACTTCAATAAACGAGGACAAAAAAGCGTCGCGCATTTTCAAGGGGTGGGGGAGTCAGGTCAAGGCAGCACAACGCCGTTATCGCGACGAAAGGCTGCCGACCGTGTGGGATCAATCCAATTGCTTGAAGCAGGCTTCAAGGACAGTCAGCCCTTCCTCCAGCACGTGCGGCTCAGTGGTCAGCGGTGCCAGCAGGCGGATGATGTGCCGCGCTTTGCCGCTGGGCATCAGCAGCAGCCCGGCGTCCCGCGCCAGGCCGAGCAGTTGCGTCAATTGCCGGGGCGCCGGTGTGCCGTCGACGTTGGCCAGTTCGATACCGCGCATGGCGCCGATGCCGGTCAGGCGCCCGAGGTAGGGCGACAGCGCTTGCGCACGCCAGGCGCTGTAGCGGCTCACAATCGCCGCCTCCTGCTGCGCGCCCCAGGCCTGCAGATGTGCGTCCGTCATCACCTCCAGGGTGGCGAGCGCCGCCGCGCAGGCGATGGGGTTGCCGGAGTACGTGCCGCCCAGGCCGCCCTTGGGCAGGTTGTCCATCAGTGCCTTGCGTCCGACCACCGCCCCCAGCGGCACGCCACCGGCGATGCTTTTACCCAGCAGAATCAGGTCCGGTTCGATGCCCAGGCGCGTAAAGGCAAAGCGCTGGCCGGTGCGGCCAAACCCGGATTGGATTTCGTCAGCGATCAACAGAATCCGCTTCTCATCGCAGAAACGTCGCAGGGCCTGGGCGAACTCGCGGTCCAGAGCCAGGAAACCACCCTCGCCCTGCACCGGCTCGATGATGAAACAGGCGACATCATCCACGTCGATTTCCACGCTGAACAGGCGGTCCATGGCCTTCAGCGCTTCGGCGCAGGTCACGCCGTTGTCGGCGCTGGGGTAGGGCAGGTGATACACAGGGCCAGGCAATACGCCGACTTTTTGCTTGTAGGGCGCCACCTTGCCATTGAGGTTCAAAGTCGCCAGCGTGCGGCCGTG
The sequence above is drawn from the Pseudomonas quebecensis genome and encodes:
- a CDS encoding 2-aminoadipate transaminase; this translates as MSHASISQSISIVHPISLSHGRNAEVWDTTGKRYIDFVGGIGVLNLGHCHPHVVEAIREQATRLTHYAFNAAPHTPYIELMARLSEFIPVSYPVSGMLTNSGAEAAENALKIVRGATGRSAVIAFDGAFHGRTLATLNLNGKVAPYKQKVGVLPGPVYHLPYPSADNGVTCAEALKAMDRLFSVEIDVDDVACFIIEPVQGEGGFLALDREFAQALRRFCDEKRILLIADEIQSGFGRTGQRFAFTRLGIEPDLILLGKSIAGGVPLGAVVGRKALMDNLPKGGLGGTYSGNPIACAAALATLEVMTDAHLQAWGAQQEAAIVSRYSAWRAQALSPYLGRLTGIGAMRGIELANVDGTPAPRQLTQLLGLARDAGLLLMPSGKARHIIRLLAPLTTEPHVLEEGLTVLEACFKQLD
- the queC gene encoding 7-cyano-7-deazaguanine synthase QueC, producing MSKKAVMVFSGGQDSTTCLIQALALYDEVHCITFDYGQRHVAEIEVARRLATQLGATVHKVMDVSLLNELAISSLTRDNIPVPSVNSSGDGLPSTFVPGRNILFLTLAAIYAYQVKAETVITGVCETDFSGYPDCRDEFVKALNQALKLGMEYDVRLDTPLMWLNKAETWALADYHHQLELVREQTLTCYNGVIGTGCGQCDACNLRARGLNDYLQNKAQVMHSLKHKLQLQ
- the ptaA gene encoding pyoverdine biosynthesis transaminase PtaA; the protein is MVSVSRRSLLALSAALPLLGRLDWALAATPQAKADKVRLNYNESPYGPALAAREAMQRGIATTGRYPYNHMYALAALFARQQGIAEEQVAVFSGSMAALRYAVLAFTGDTRGLVMATPSYEVPRQAAEAHKAPVREVSLDAHHAHDIRAMLAADPQAGMLYLCNPNNPTGTLTPTQAIRDALANKPKGSVLVVDEAYIDFADAPSVVSWVKDHDDLLVLRTFSKIYGMAGARLGLAIGHPALLERLAVFGGDNVPAGPSLLGGLASLEDVKVLPQRKALNARLRDETVAWLKGRGYTCTASQSNCFMIDVRQPAQQVIEKLAAEGVLIGRVWQNWPQWVRVTVGSKQEMARFREVFAARV